The Patescibacteria group bacterium genomic sequence TTGGAAACCTTTATGAAAAGTAATGGGGTTTTGTCATATATAATGCCGAAATCAATTTTATTTAATAAATCCTTTGAAGGTTTCAGAAATTTTTACATTGGAGATAAATTAAAAAGAGCATACCTACAAAAGGTATTAGATTGGGAAAAGGGAGGGAAACCATTTGAAAATGTTGGGTTGCCTTTCTGTATATATATTTTTTCCTATAAGAAAAAAGATTATTCTAAAGGAATTGAATTAAAAAGATATATTAAGAAAAGAGATATTGAAAGCTTGAGAAATAGATTTATTTCCTTTGATAAAATGAAAAAAAGCTTTAATATAAAATCAGCATATTTAGTACAATTTCCAAATGAAGAGAATAACGGTTTTACAATTGTAGATAAAAAAAATATGGTCAATAGAATTTCAATGATTGTAGGAAAAAATTATTATAAGTTTAGAAAAGGTGTGGGAGCAAAAGGAGAGGTATTTAGACTTTATTTTAAAGCTAATATTAATAAAGATTATGCGAAATTTGGTCTTTTTAAAAAAAGGGGAAGCCTCCTTAATCTTTCGGAGGAAGAAATAATATTGGAGAAAAAATTTGTTAAACCTTTGGTATTATCACCAGACATAAAAGATTTTAAGTGTGATTGGAAAAATCTTTACGTCGCATTCCCTTATATTGAGGGTGAGAAGCAACCAATTGAAGAGAAATCTTTAAAAATAATAGCACCTAAATTACATGAATATTTCAAAAAAAATTATAGTGAAATTATCAAACAAAGTAGTTTTAATCAAAGAGTACAAAATTCAAAAGAATTTTATAATTTGATAAGGATTGGATATTACTGTTATGCAAATAATTTTGTAGCTATTAGAGACAATACAAAAATGACAGCTTGTGTTGTTAAAAAAATTAAAACACATTGGGGAGAATATAAAAAACCCCTTTTTGATGGTCATGTTTCTTATATTTCAGAGGATCAAAAAAAAGATGATTTTATTACTGAATCAGAGGCATATTATATTTCATATATTCTAAATTTACCCGAGGTAAAGGTTTTCGTGGAAAATTCCACAGATTCAAGAAGCATAGGAACAAAATTACCAATAAAGATTGAAAATTTTGATAAAAATAATCCAAAACATATAGATTTTGTAAATAAAGCAAAATTTTTAGAGGAAAAATATAAAAATTAATGAATAAAGAAATTATCTTTAAAAATTTGAAAAATTATTTACATCTATATTGCTAAGGCACATAAAAGTGAGGTGCCATACAAAAATAGAGGAATAAAATAACCTGCGTAAGCAGGTTTTTCTGTCGGAAAGCCACAAACAAGGGTCGTTTATGAGGTGTAGTGCGACGCATAAACATATAAATCGCTTTTAATAAGCACATCAGAGGCAATAATATAACCAATTTTCTGACGAAGAATCATCGTCATATTTAGAAGAAGAAACCTTAGAAGAATTAACAAATTTTGAAGAAGTAGAAGAAATACCATGCTCCAAAATTGAATTTACAGGTGATATTGCAAATGAAATTATAGACCAATCATTAAAGGATTTGATTGTCCAAGATTCTGTAGATACTGTTCGATCATCTTATCCAATAATGTTGCCGAGGGGGAGAATAGAACAAGAAGAAAATTTATGTAAGGTAGATTCTCTTTGGGATTGTTGTGGCAAGGAGATAGATTTAAATAAAGACGGAATTTCAGAATATCTTACATTTCCAACTGCATTTTATAAAGGAGGGGAGAGAATAATAGAGATGCGTGGTGCGAGTGGAAATGGAAATATTTTAATATATGGGGTTATTAATAAAGAATGGAAATTAATCGGATCTTTAATTGGAAATGATATAAAAAAGACTAAAATTGATAGCACAGAGGGCTATGCCAACCTAATTACAGGTATGCATATGTCATGGGCTGGAAGATATATTACGGAATGGATATGGAATGGAAATGAATATGAATCAGCAGAAGAAATATTTTATGATTCAGAGGATAAATCCAATAATTTAACATGGGAAGAGGTTTGGGAAAATAGATAGTGGATTAAATATAGGAAGAAAAAAAAGGTGTTAGGAACCTTTTCTTTTAGATTAGGTATATAAATATACTTATTTGATTTTCGTGCTGAATTATCTACTTAGGGGCAAGGCCTCTAAGTAATTAAGTAAAATTATTTTTTTAGTAATAATAAAACCAGCCCAACCATTTTTTCTTTATCTTTCGGGTTACTTTCTGCAATCAGCAGAGTTAAGGCGGTTAAAGCCTCGGGCGTTAAGCTGGCACGAAGCAATCCTGCCTTTCGTAAAAACTAGACAAAAGAAAAAGCACCGCTACGTTTATTTCCATCCGTAAACGGGTGGTTTTTGATCATAAAATACAGTAAATGAGCACTCTTTTTTTCAGCGCTGGGGTACACATCTTTTCCAGATGCAGTTTGCAAGACATTACCAATAATTCCTTCAACCGTGTCCTTGTTTCGTTCTTGACCAAAAAGGTCGGTCGCTTGCTTTTTATTTATCAAATTCTGTTTTAATTCCAATAATGCCTCAGATAATTCACTGGCGGTAAAAACAACTTTCTTTTTTATTGAGCCTGTTTTGGGGAAAGTATCTGTGTCATAAGCGTCCAAAGAAAACCACGTGCCAGCAAAAGCGTTGATTAGCTCTAAAACATCCTCGGTTGTCACTTTGCTGCCAGAAGGGAGCAGGGCTTTAACATCGGCTACTGCCTGCATAAACTTTTCATAATTTTGCCCGATTCGTTTTTTGTTGACGGTATATCCTTCAAGCAGGTGCTGTTTTAATGTTTTTGTTGCCCATTTTCTGAATTCGGTGGCTACTTTTGAGTCAACTCGATATCCCACTGACAAAATTACATCCAAATTATAATAATCAACCGATTTTGTCTGTGTTTTTCCTTTAATTGCACCGTGTTTAGTGGTTGTTGCAATTTTTGCAACAACCATGTCTCTTTTTAATTCACCGCTAGAAAATATATTTTTCAAATGACGGGAAATAACGGACTTATCACGACCAAACAATTCAGCAATCTGATTCAGGTTTGCCCAAATGACATTTTCCTCCTTATCAAAATCACCACGAAACTCGATAGCTCCGCTTTTTCCTTGATAAATAACCAGTTGTTGTTGAGATTTTTTAGGTTTGGGCATAAAAAAACCTAAGGATTCCGCTCTTTATGTTTTTTTTAATTTGTGTTTATATTTAAATTGTATTATAATTATTAATACCCTCTTTTAGCAACTAAACCTTTAAAAGTTATCAATATTTATTTGGTCTGTTATTGTTTGTAAGTGTCTGATAACACTGATAATAGATTTAATAAAAAAAAGTAAACATTTCGGTATTCTCCCGAAGGAGAAAGTTGAAATGTAAACTTTCATTTGATTTACAGTGATCCGCTTGGAAAGCTGTGTTGCTTAAAGGGGGTATTATTTATTTAAACATGTATAATCAAATAATTAGTGTTAAAAATATACAAAGAGCATATTTTGATTTAGCAAAACAGTTTGACGAATATAGTAAATCAGAAAAGTATTTAGGTATTGATGGTCTTTGTTTGGATGATTTTGACGTTGATTCATCTCGGGCTTTAAAAGAAATTAAGCAGGAATTGATTGATCTAAAGCCATTACTCCCAGCTCTTGAGTTTATTATTCCCAAAAAAAGAGGAGGAGAAAGAAAAATTTTTGTTTATACTATTAAAGATAGGATAAAGGCTCAAGCTATTTATAGGATATTAGAGCCTTTTTTTGAAAAATTATATAATCCTTTTTTATTTTCTTATCGATCCTCTCATCCAAGTGGATATGCTGCTAAAAGTGTTTGTAAAAGATATAAAAAATATTTTGGTGAAGATTTTCTATTTTGTTCTGACATATCTGATTATACTGAATCTATAGAACATGATATTTTAATTAAAAAGATTAAAACAGCTGGTTTAAATGAAAAAATTATAAAACTTCTAAAATTATTTATTAAAAATCCTATTATTTCTAATGGGAAACTTAATTACTGGGACAAAGGAGTAATTCAAGGCGTTCCAGTTATTACTTTTTTTGCGAATATTTATCTCAACAAAATGGATGAATATGTTGGTAAAAAAGTAGAACTTTATAGAAGAGTAGGGGATGATTTTATTATATTTGATAGAAATTTAAAAAAAGTTAAAATAATGAAGAATTATATTTTAAAAACAATAGATAATTTAGGTCTTCATATTAGTCAATCAAAAACTAATTTAATAAAAAGTAATAAGAAATTTAGTTTTTTAGGATATGAATTTGAAAATAGAAAGATTAGTATTAATCAGGCATCTGTAAAAAAAGCTTTTTCTTTTTTAAAAAAAAAGCTAAGG encodes the following:
- a CDS encoding N-6 DNA methylase; its protein translation is IVRHSFGEYYTPYWLADLVIDSAFKEVQKKKNFRLIDTTCGSGTFLINAIKRQIEKNGDINSIINNIKGIDLNPIAVLMAKVNYFINISPYIEKQQIIEIPVYLGDATYTPQVVFLDGVKCLTYDLLTSTMLPKGELKIVFPYSLVEKKEFISIMEELEYFILRKDEKKARNFIFNEINKRDLKPKVIKNIENFIKELIFLESTNLNSIWLRVFANYLKTGALEKFDLVVGNPPWVSWSALPEKYREKVKSKCRLEGLFSEDKNIGGNNLNICALIANKSLETFMKSNGVLSYIMPKSILFNKSFEGFRNFYIGDKLKRAYLQKVLDWEKGGKPFENVGLPFCIYIFSYKKKDYSKGIELKRYIKKRDIESLRNRFISFDKMKKSFNIKSAYLVQFPNEENNGFTIVDKKNMVNRISMIVGKNYYKFRKGVGAKGEVFRLYFKANINKDYAKFGLFKKRGSLLNLSEEEIILEKKFVKPLVLSPDIKDFKCDWKNLYVAFPYIEGEKQPIEEKSLKIIAPKLHEYFKKNYSEIIKQSSFNQRVQNSKEFYNLIRIGYYCYANNFVAIRDNTKMTACVVKKIKTHWGEYKKPLFDGHVSYISEDQKKDDFITESEAYYISYILNLPEVKVFVENSTDSRSIGTKLPIKIENFDKNNPKHIDFVNKAKFLEEKYKN